Within the Methanobrevibacter sp. genome, the region ACTTTAAAAGATGGAGATGGAGCTCCTTTATCAGATAAAAATTTAATTTTTACATTCAATGGTAAAAATTATACTAGAACTACTGATTCCAATGGTCTTGCTAGTTTATCTATTAATGCAAAGGCAGCTAAATACTTAATCAGTGTTATTTTTGAGGGGGATGATTCATATGGAGGTTCATCCATTTCAAATAACATTACAGTAAGTAAGACTCCAACAACAATTGCGAACTCTTCCAGTTCAGCGGTTAATGGAAAATCCTACTCTGTAGTCCTAAAGGATAAAAATGGAAAGGTGTTGTCTTCTAAGAAAGTCACTCTTAAGTTCAATGGCAAGACATACACTGTCACTACCAATTCAAAAGGGGTAGCTAGCATAACCATTAGCGGCACAGTGGCAAAAACATATGCATTAACCTATAAGTTTGCTGGTGATGACTATTATGCAGCAAGTTCCGGTTCAAAAAATCTCACTGTTAAAATGGGTACCAAATTTGTTGGATCAGATGCACGTATAGTAAAAGGAGGCAAATTCAATGTCACCTTAAAGAATTCCAACAATAAGGTATTAGCTAATAAAAAGGTAACTGTTTACTATAATGGCAAAGTATGGAATAAAACAAGTAATTCTAAAGGAATTGTTGTCTTAACTCTCAATCCAACTCCTGCAAAGACTTACAATATTACTTATAAATATGCAGGAAGTTCATATTATGGTGCCTCCTCTAAAACATTATCAGTATATATTAAGACTCCAACAAGTTTAACTAATTCAGGCAGTTCTGTTGCTCAGGGCACTCCTTATTACATTACATTAAAGAATTATAAGGGAACTGTTTTAGTTAATAAAACTGTAACTCTAACTTATAGGGGCAAAACATATAAGAAAACTACAAATTCCAAAGGACAGGTTAGCTTAAAAATTACTTCAGGTCTTAATAATACATATACCATGGGATATAAATATTCAGGTACCAATTATTATGGCCCTAGTTCAGGTTCTGTAAAAATCAAGGTTAAAAAGGCTACAAGTTTAACCGGGCCTGCTTCAACAATTATCATTAAGGGAAATGCTTATAAGGTTACTTTAAAGGATTCTGATGGTAAGGTTTTATCCGGTCAGAAGATCACTTTCACTTTTAATGGCAAAACCTATAACAAGACTACCAACTCCAAAGGGGTGGCTAACTTAACAATTACCTCTGCCGCTGGAAAGACCTATAAGCTTTCATATAAGTTCCCCGGAACCTCTTATTATAATAGAACAGCTTCTGGAACAATTAACTTGGCAGTTAAGATTAAAACTACATTTAAGAATTCCGGCAGCAGCATAATGAATGGTACTATTTACAATCTTACTTTAAAAGATACTGATGGTAAGCTTTTAGCGAATAAGCTTGTAAATCTCACATTTGATGGTAAGACTTACCAGAATCAGACAGATGCAAATGGAACTGTAGGTCTCTTTATCAATTGTACCGGTCCAAAAGTAACTAAACTGACTTATAAGTTTGAAGGGGACAATACATATGAGCCTTCTTCAGGGTCTGTAAGCTTGGATGTTAAATCTGATAAGATATTCAAATTGGCACATATTGTAAATGCGTCAGTTTGGCTAAGATCCT harbors:
- a CDS encoding transglutaminase domain-containing protein codes for the protein MLLLILALFIISIASVSASDVSDINNNQDYISADDSVNENLLGDYDNDNLALDDDFDLTDDSDEESNQDIPSSKLGEKGSLDSSEGESTDSNPKTTTIVSKTTKVVNGDVYSVTLKDGDGAPLSDKNLIFTFNGKNYTRTTDSNGLASLSINAKAAKYLISVIFEGDDSYGGSSISNNITVSKTPTTIANSSSSAVNGKSYSVVLKDKNGKVLSSKKVTLKFNGKTYTVTTNSKGVASITISGTVAKTYALTYKFAGDDYYAASSGSKNLTVKMGTKFVGSDARIVKGGKFNVTLKNSNNKVLANKKVTVYYNGKVWNKTSNSKGIVVLTLNPTPAKTYNITYKYAGSSYYGASSKTLSVYIKTPTSLTNSGSSVAQGTPYYITLKNYKGTVLVNKTVTLTYRGKTYKKTTNSKGQVSLKITSGLNNTYTMGYKYSGTNYYGPSSGSVKIKVKKATSLTGPASTIIIKGNAYKVTLKDSDGKVLSGQKITFTFNGKTYNKTTNSKGVANLTITSAAGKTYKLSYKFPGTSYYNRTASGTINLAVKIKTTFKNSGSSIMNGTIYNLTLKDTDGKLLANKLVNLTFDGKTYQNQTDANGTVGLFINCTGPKVTKLTYKFEGDNTYEPSSGSVSLDVKSDKIFKLAHIVNASVWLRSYVEKNHKLPSTITVNGVKINITVFAYLMGKAVVNIDKNKTSNIAVVDVNSYYKNSGDTSINVALNKEGYLNVSKVLTDFVETNGRLAYWITTNVTNGTNVTKVKTSPNLYIFGLAKCLDFYSNMNRLPNYVTLNTKDVDSNSSVTKKGNSSQYKKGLNEVQALNSTELAKYLQSSGNDALNAAIRELANNLTKGKATVWDKANAIFKWVRDNVDYEYYANTKYKATGTLSKKRGNCCDHANLIVALCRAADIPARYSHGKNCKFSSGLNTGHVWAQIYVDGVWYSADATSSRNELGNIHNWNTNSFTLQEYALVHLPF